The Cyprinus carpio isolate SPL01 chromosome A5, ASM1834038v1, whole genome shotgun sequence genome has a segment encoding these proteins:
- the LOC109104832 gene encoding insulin receptor substrate 1-B-like isoform X2, whose translation MENQTAMEQQSYEDVRKSGYLRKQKSMHRRFFVLRAASEQGPARLEYYENEKKFRSKSPVPKKAVNLDSCFNINKRADSKNKHMIVLYTRGESFAIAADTEEVQNEWYQAMLDLQCKTPDECGSGGDCGLPSPGPAFKEVWQVKVWPKGLGQARNLVGIYRLCLTDKTVNFVKLNSDVAAVVLQLMNVRRCGHSENFFFIEVGRSAMTGPGEFWMQVEDSVVAQNMHETLLEAMKALSEEFRQRSKSQTVGVSCGGGTASNPISVPSRRHHPNLPPSQVGFSRRARTETPGVSNSNTSPTPRQGFSRSRTASIGARTDDGGGRATALSTSPSLNGSSCSTTPTLRPKPTRAPTPAKITLSLARYTPNPAPSPAPSLSSSSGHGSECGLGGAAFGTVPICTYARIPQRVSMSGSPSDYGSSDEYGSSPGEHSLLATGLPAALVEGGASYILMGHREGSHKRVHGRRVLRRSSTRECEAERRLLSKRASLPPISTQVRLVPHRREEEEEDEEDYAVMSRSASRESFTSRRGSGGSATTSLVQENSADKGVSTKGGPEDSSIDSGYMSMLPGVTAPPASLSLSVTGSDVVPKGGDEYMAMTPNSSVSPPQHIRLPINEGYMMMSPNSSCSPDLHGLSGCIWGSRGSMESRAGSDYMNMSPICARSACSTPPSHPEQQPLQPKMVYSYFSLPRSYKHTTLSTRFEDDLDRVCMGRGEAGGKVGHGGYHCGGDTPVGSGGGGQLSLSSSSFSSSSASSESLEDRSLSLSVGGVGRATRLGAGHRVGGAHPKVSAQHHHQQRCVPGVQKQGHLQSRKSSTFFVDVSKANTLPRVRETLLPTASQSPGEYVSIVYKGERVGHKKGRTTAESGNSIPQGHQRAFHQPQQCQGGSANLPRSFSAPLSTSISLSSEYVNMDLGSSPSSLTTLSSFKPTPKVREEISRAHQVEQEVEMGLRKSSMTGLTSADVASAPFTDYTEMKFGLVADTTPKSPKAGQTALPSSMEQEHNMNFPSPKAFSNVDQGARLVRAESTARRRHRSETFITPPTHPLSPSASPCPFSETPHVGPTRQQGLESNLWSNNQPPSPQCASPGVANLPAAQASSLTLEQGLNYIDLDLVSKENQTSVDGPSGPHSFFSPVVGGLTGGLGGAGGNTSSSINTYASIDFIKSDELRVHQSSRKDSKDC comes from the exons ATGGAGAACCAGACGGCGATGGAGCAGCAGAGCTACGAGGACGTGCGGAAAAGCGGTTATCTCCGCAAGCAGAAATCTATGCACCGGCGCTTTTTCGTTCTCCGGGCTGCCTCGGAGCAGGGCCCAGCCAGACTCGAATATTATGAAAACGAAAAGAAATTCCGAAGCAAATCACCAGTCCCAAAGAAAGCTGTGAACCTGGACTCTTGCTTCAACATCAACAAACGGGCAGATTCAAAGAACAAGCATATGATAGTGCTGTATACCCGCGGGGAGAGCTTTGCCATAGCCGCGGACACTGAGGAGGTCCAAAACGAATGGTACCAGGCCATGCTGGATCTACAAT GTAAGACTCCTGATGAGTGTGGCAGTGGAGGAGACTGTGGACTGCCTTCCCCTGGCCCTGCCTTTAAGGAAGTCTGGCAAGTGAAAGTCTGGCCTAAAGGTTTGGGCCAAGCCAGGAATCTAGTTGGAATCTACCGACTTTGCTTGACAGACAAAACAGTCAACTTTGTCAAACTCAACTCTGATGTTGCAGCTGTGGTCCTCCAGTTGATGAATGTGCGACGCTGTGGCCACTCAGAAAACTTCTTTTTTATTGAAGTGGGTCGTTCTGCCATGACAGGTCCTGGAGAATTCTGGATGCAAGTAGAGGATTCAGTGGTGGCGCAGAACATGCATGAGACCCTTCTTGAGGCTATGAAGGCTCTGAGCGAAGAGTTTCGTCAAAGAAGCAAATCCCAGACTGTTGGTGTAAGCTGTGGAGGAGGAACTGCGTCTAACCCTATCAGTGTACCTTCTAGACGACACCACCCAAATCTGCCACCTTCACAGGTTGGCTTTTCCAGACGTGCTAGAACGGAAACCCCTGGTGTCTCCAACAGCAACACGTCTCCAACTCCACGGCAAGGATTCTCTAGGTCACGAACAGCCAGCATCGGGGCACGTACAGATGATGGAGGGGGCAGAGCAACAGCACTCAGCACAAGTCCGAGTCTCAATGGTTCATCCTGCTCTACTACCCCAACCCTGAGGCCTAAACCTACACGTGCACCCACTCCAGCAAAGATCACCCTCAGCCTAGCACGATACACCCCTAACCCTGCACCTTCCCCAGCCCCCAGCCTCTCGTCCAGTTCGGGCCATGGGTCAGAATGTGGGTTGGGTGGAGCTGCCTTTGGAACAGTGCCCATCTGCACTTATGCGCGAATTCCTCAGAGAGTGTCCATGTCAGGATCACCTAGTGATTATGGTTCATCAGATGAGTATGGCTCCAGCCCCGGAGAGCACTCCCTGCTAGCCACAGGACTCCCTGCTGCTCTTGTTGAAGGTGGAGCCAGTTATATCCTGATGGGTCACCGAGAAGGGTCTCACAAACGTGTTCATGGACGCAGGGTTCTACGTCGTTCATCTACTCGCGAGTGTGAGGCTGAGCGCAGGCTGCTTAGCAAGCGTGCTTCCCTACCCCCCATCTCTACCCAAGTGCGTTTGGTCCCACACcgcagagaagaagaagaagaggatgaaGAAGACTATGCAGTGATGTCACGCAGTGCAAGTAGAGAGTCTTTCACATCTCGCCGAGGCTCAGGGGGTTCAGCTACAACATCATTGGTGCAGGAAAACTCAGCAGATAAAGGTGTCAGTACTAAAGGGGGGCCTGAAGACTCCTCAATTGATAGTGGATACATGTCTATGCTACCAGGCGTTACGGCTCCTCCTGCTTCATTGTCACTGTCAGTTACTGGTTCAGATGTAGTGCCAAAGGGTGGAGATGAATACATGGCCATGACCCCCAACAGTAGTGTTTCACCCCCTCAGCACATCCGCCTACCCATCAATGAGGGCTACATGATGATGTCTCCTAATAGCAGCTGTTCACCAGACTTACATGGCTTAAGTGGATGCATTTGGGGCAGCAGGGGCAGCATGGAGAGTAGGGCAGGCAGCGACTACATGAACATGTCACCTATTTGTGCCAGGTCAGCTTGCAGTACTCCTCCATCACACCCAGAGCAGCAACCACTGCAGCCAAAGATggtttattcttatttttcgcTGCCACGTTCATACAAACACACTACCCTCTCAACCCGTTTTGAGGATGATCTGGACAGGGTTTGTATGGGTAGAGGTGAAGCAGGAGGAAAAGTTGGGCATGGTGGTTACCATTGTGGCGGGGACACACCTGTGGGCTCAGGTGGTGGTGGACAACTCTCTCTGTCCTCATCGTCTTTTTCCTCTAGTTCAGCTAGCAGTGAAAGTCTTGAGGACAGGTCATTGTCTCTGTCTGTTGGTGGAGTGGGAAGAGCAACTAGGTTGGGTGCAGGACACAGGGTAGGGGGGGCTCACCCCAAAGTTTCAGCCCAACACCATCACCAGCAGAGATGTGTGCCAGGTGTTCAGAAACAGGGTCATTTACAGTCAAGGAAGTCATCCACTTTTTTTGTGGATGTGTCCAAAGCCAATACGCTGCCGAGAGTCAGAGAGACTTTGCTCCCAACTGCATCCCAAAGCCCTGGAGAGTATGTGAGCATTGTATATAAGGGTGAGCGAGTAGGACATAAGAAGGGTAGGACTACGGCTGAGTCAGGGAACTCTATACCACAAGGACATCAAAGAGCCTTTCACCAACCACAGCAATGTCAAGGTGGATCTGCCAATCTTCCTCGGAGCTTCTCAGCACCCCTCTCCACCTCCATCTCTTTATCGTCTGAATATGTAAACATGGACTTAGGTAGCTCTCCTTCTTCTCTCACTACGCTCTCTTCTTTTAAACCTACCCCAAAGGTCAGAGAGGAGATCAGCAGAGCTCATCAAGTAGAACAAGAAGTGGAAATGGGACTCAGGAAGAGCAGTATGACAGGCTTGACATCTGCAGATGTGGCTTCTGCTCCTTTTACGGACTATACTGAGATGAAATTTGGATTGGTTGCAGATACAACACCCAAGTCCCCAAAAGCTGGCCAAACAGCTCTGCCATCCTCCATGGAGCAGGAGCATAACATGAATTTCCCTTCACCCAAGGCTTTTTCAAACGTGGATCAGGGTGCCCGTCTAGTCAGGGCAGAATCAACAGCAAGAAGGCGGCATCGCTCAGAGACATTCATCACTCCCCCAACTCACCCCCTCTCCCCCTCTGCTTCCCCTTGTCCCTTTTCTGAAACACCACATGTTGGTCCAACACGACAGCAAGGATTAGAGAGCAACCTTTGGTCTAATAATCAGCCACCCTCTCCACAGTGTGCCAGTCCTGGAGTAGCAAATCTTCCTGCTGCTCAGGCATCTTCCTTAACCCTGGAGCAAGGCCTGAACTACATTGATTTGGACTTGGTCAGTAAGGAGAATCAAACCAGTGTGGATGGACCCTCTGGCCCTCATTCATTTTTCTCTCCTGTAGTAGGAGGGTTAACTGGGGGATTGGGTGGAGCAGGAGGAAACACAAGCTCCAGCATCAACACATATGCCAGCATTGATTTCATTAAATCAGATGAATTGAGAGTTCATCAGAGCAGCAGGAAGGACAGCAAAG atTGTTAA
- the LOC109104832 gene encoding insulin receptor substrate 1-B-like isoform X1, with translation MENQTAMEQQSYEDVRKSGYLRKQKSMHRRFFVLRAASEQGPARLEYYENEKKFRSKSPVPKKAVNLDSCFNINKRADSKNKHMIVLYTRGESFAIAADTEEVQNEWYQAMLDLQCKCKTPDECGSGGDCGLPSPGPAFKEVWQVKVWPKGLGQARNLVGIYRLCLTDKTVNFVKLNSDVAAVVLQLMNVRRCGHSENFFFIEVGRSAMTGPGEFWMQVEDSVVAQNMHETLLEAMKALSEEFRQRSKSQTVGVSCGGGTASNPISVPSRRHHPNLPPSQVGFSRRARTETPGVSNSNTSPTPRQGFSRSRTASIGARTDDGGGRATALSTSPSLNGSSCSTTPTLRPKPTRAPTPAKITLSLARYTPNPAPSPAPSLSSSSGHGSECGLGGAAFGTVPICTYARIPQRVSMSGSPSDYGSSDEYGSSPGEHSLLATGLPAALVEGGASYILMGHREGSHKRVHGRRVLRRSSTRECEAERRLLSKRASLPPISTQVRLVPHRREEEEEDEEDYAVMSRSASRESFTSRRGSGGSATTSLVQENSADKGVSTKGGPEDSSIDSGYMSMLPGVTAPPASLSLSVTGSDVVPKGGDEYMAMTPNSSVSPPQHIRLPINEGYMMMSPNSSCSPDLHGLSGCIWGSRGSMESRAGSDYMNMSPICARSACSTPPSHPEQQPLQPKMVYSYFSLPRSYKHTTLSTRFEDDLDRVCMGRGEAGGKVGHGGYHCGGDTPVGSGGGGQLSLSSSSFSSSSASSESLEDRSLSLSVGGVGRATRLGAGHRVGGAHPKVSAQHHHQQRCVPGVQKQGHLQSRKSSTFFVDVSKANTLPRVRETLLPTASQSPGEYVSIVYKGERVGHKKGRTTAESGNSIPQGHQRAFHQPQQCQGGSANLPRSFSAPLSTSISLSSEYVNMDLGSSPSSLTTLSSFKPTPKVREEISRAHQVEQEVEMGLRKSSMTGLTSADVASAPFTDYTEMKFGLVADTTPKSPKAGQTALPSSMEQEHNMNFPSPKAFSNVDQGARLVRAESTARRRHRSETFITPPTHPLSPSASPCPFSETPHVGPTRQQGLESNLWSNNQPPSPQCASPGVANLPAAQASSLTLEQGLNYIDLDLVSKENQTSVDGPSGPHSFFSPVVGGLTGGLGGAGGNTSSSINTYASIDFIKSDELRVHQSSRKDSKDC, from the exons ATGGAGAACCAGACGGCGATGGAGCAGCAGAGCTACGAGGACGTGCGGAAAAGCGGTTATCTCCGCAAGCAGAAATCTATGCACCGGCGCTTTTTCGTTCTCCGGGCTGCCTCGGAGCAGGGCCCAGCCAGACTCGAATATTATGAAAACGAAAAGAAATTCCGAAGCAAATCACCAGTCCCAAAGAAAGCTGTGAACCTGGACTCTTGCTTCAACATCAACAAACGGGCAGATTCAAAGAACAAGCATATGATAGTGCTGTATACCCGCGGGGAGAGCTTTGCCATAGCCGCGGACACTGAGGAGGTCCAAAACGAATGGTACCAGGCCATGCTGGATCTACAATGTAAAT GTAAGACTCCTGATGAGTGTGGCAGTGGAGGAGACTGTGGACTGCCTTCCCCTGGCCCTGCCTTTAAGGAAGTCTGGCAAGTGAAAGTCTGGCCTAAAGGTTTGGGCCAAGCCAGGAATCTAGTTGGAATCTACCGACTTTGCTTGACAGACAAAACAGTCAACTTTGTCAAACTCAACTCTGATGTTGCAGCTGTGGTCCTCCAGTTGATGAATGTGCGACGCTGTGGCCACTCAGAAAACTTCTTTTTTATTGAAGTGGGTCGTTCTGCCATGACAGGTCCTGGAGAATTCTGGATGCAAGTAGAGGATTCAGTGGTGGCGCAGAACATGCATGAGACCCTTCTTGAGGCTATGAAGGCTCTGAGCGAAGAGTTTCGTCAAAGAAGCAAATCCCAGACTGTTGGTGTAAGCTGTGGAGGAGGAACTGCGTCTAACCCTATCAGTGTACCTTCTAGACGACACCACCCAAATCTGCCACCTTCACAGGTTGGCTTTTCCAGACGTGCTAGAACGGAAACCCCTGGTGTCTCCAACAGCAACACGTCTCCAACTCCACGGCAAGGATTCTCTAGGTCACGAACAGCCAGCATCGGGGCACGTACAGATGATGGAGGGGGCAGAGCAACAGCACTCAGCACAAGTCCGAGTCTCAATGGTTCATCCTGCTCTACTACCCCAACCCTGAGGCCTAAACCTACACGTGCACCCACTCCAGCAAAGATCACCCTCAGCCTAGCACGATACACCCCTAACCCTGCACCTTCCCCAGCCCCCAGCCTCTCGTCCAGTTCGGGCCATGGGTCAGAATGTGGGTTGGGTGGAGCTGCCTTTGGAACAGTGCCCATCTGCACTTATGCGCGAATTCCTCAGAGAGTGTCCATGTCAGGATCACCTAGTGATTATGGTTCATCAGATGAGTATGGCTCCAGCCCCGGAGAGCACTCCCTGCTAGCCACAGGACTCCCTGCTGCTCTTGTTGAAGGTGGAGCCAGTTATATCCTGATGGGTCACCGAGAAGGGTCTCACAAACGTGTTCATGGACGCAGGGTTCTACGTCGTTCATCTACTCGCGAGTGTGAGGCTGAGCGCAGGCTGCTTAGCAAGCGTGCTTCCCTACCCCCCATCTCTACCCAAGTGCGTTTGGTCCCACACcgcagagaagaagaagaagaggatgaaGAAGACTATGCAGTGATGTCACGCAGTGCAAGTAGAGAGTCTTTCACATCTCGCCGAGGCTCAGGGGGTTCAGCTACAACATCATTGGTGCAGGAAAACTCAGCAGATAAAGGTGTCAGTACTAAAGGGGGGCCTGAAGACTCCTCAATTGATAGTGGATACATGTCTATGCTACCAGGCGTTACGGCTCCTCCTGCTTCATTGTCACTGTCAGTTACTGGTTCAGATGTAGTGCCAAAGGGTGGAGATGAATACATGGCCATGACCCCCAACAGTAGTGTTTCACCCCCTCAGCACATCCGCCTACCCATCAATGAGGGCTACATGATGATGTCTCCTAATAGCAGCTGTTCACCAGACTTACATGGCTTAAGTGGATGCATTTGGGGCAGCAGGGGCAGCATGGAGAGTAGGGCAGGCAGCGACTACATGAACATGTCACCTATTTGTGCCAGGTCAGCTTGCAGTACTCCTCCATCACACCCAGAGCAGCAACCACTGCAGCCAAAGATggtttattcttatttttcgcTGCCACGTTCATACAAACACACTACCCTCTCAACCCGTTTTGAGGATGATCTGGACAGGGTTTGTATGGGTAGAGGTGAAGCAGGAGGAAAAGTTGGGCATGGTGGTTACCATTGTGGCGGGGACACACCTGTGGGCTCAGGTGGTGGTGGACAACTCTCTCTGTCCTCATCGTCTTTTTCCTCTAGTTCAGCTAGCAGTGAAAGTCTTGAGGACAGGTCATTGTCTCTGTCTGTTGGTGGAGTGGGAAGAGCAACTAGGTTGGGTGCAGGACACAGGGTAGGGGGGGCTCACCCCAAAGTTTCAGCCCAACACCATCACCAGCAGAGATGTGTGCCAGGTGTTCAGAAACAGGGTCATTTACAGTCAAGGAAGTCATCCACTTTTTTTGTGGATGTGTCCAAAGCCAATACGCTGCCGAGAGTCAGAGAGACTTTGCTCCCAACTGCATCCCAAAGCCCTGGAGAGTATGTGAGCATTGTATATAAGGGTGAGCGAGTAGGACATAAGAAGGGTAGGACTACGGCTGAGTCAGGGAACTCTATACCACAAGGACATCAAAGAGCCTTTCACCAACCACAGCAATGTCAAGGTGGATCTGCCAATCTTCCTCGGAGCTTCTCAGCACCCCTCTCCACCTCCATCTCTTTATCGTCTGAATATGTAAACATGGACTTAGGTAGCTCTCCTTCTTCTCTCACTACGCTCTCTTCTTTTAAACCTACCCCAAAGGTCAGAGAGGAGATCAGCAGAGCTCATCAAGTAGAACAAGAAGTGGAAATGGGACTCAGGAAGAGCAGTATGACAGGCTTGACATCTGCAGATGTGGCTTCTGCTCCTTTTACGGACTATACTGAGATGAAATTTGGATTGGTTGCAGATACAACACCCAAGTCCCCAAAAGCTGGCCAAACAGCTCTGCCATCCTCCATGGAGCAGGAGCATAACATGAATTTCCCTTCACCCAAGGCTTTTTCAAACGTGGATCAGGGTGCCCGTCTAGTCAGGGCAGAATCAACAGCAAGAAGGCGGCATCGCTCAGAGACATTCATCACTCCCCCAACTCACCCCCTCTCCCCCTCTGCTTCCCCTTGTCCCTTTTCTGAAACACCACATGTTGGTCCAACACGACAGCAAGGATTAGAGAGCAACCTTTGGTCTAATAATCAGCCACCCTCTCCACAGTGTGCCAGTCCTGGAGTAGCAAATCTTCCTGCTGCTCAGGCATCTTCCTTAACCCTGGAGCAAGGCCTGAACTACATTGATTTGGACTTGGTCAGTAAGGAGAATCAAACCAGTGTGGATGGACCCTCTGGCCCTCATTCATTTTTCTCTCCTGTAGTAGGAGGGTTAACTGGGGGATTGGGTGGAGCAGGAGGAAACACAAGCTCCAGCATCAACACATATGCCAGCATTGATTTCATTAAATCAGATGAATTGAGAGTTCATCAGAGCAGCAGGAAGGACAGCAAAG atTGTTAA
- the LOC109104831 gene encoding uncharacterized protein LOC109104831 isoform X2: protein MEDRRHLPPDGGGNAKRSASAECDTEDRVVRKEQGDPETSTQMRVRKDDLCDVPRKVPRFQYVDFPSLHQCIQQLSVPPLNGWLGSCSLTKAPDYRPTSPKEKVPKFKYVDYPSLHHCIQQLSVPPLESWSAGLVRFNAEGKQDDSGTVKNNLRNEARDQNNENRNRVTAFSFPRDTHTSVSEAALQSVCGSRSESGSGSDSDATLGRNNRPSVINMVYTDKQKRWTKAGHLEEQLNSPDSVRRVPWNTLPESVCPFCQQMFTNPEQFRAHQRSHRDKRPN, encoded by the exons ATGGAGGACAGGAGGCACTTGCCTCCAGATGGAGGTGGCAATGCCAAGCGCTCCGCCTCAGCAGAGTGCGACACAGAGGATAGAGTGGTCAGGAAGGAGCAGGGTGACCCTGAGACCTCGACACAAATGCGTGTGAGAAAAGATGATCTCTGTGATGTCCCTCGCAAGGTGCCTCGTTTCCAGTATGTGGATTTCCCTTCTCTGCACCAGTGCATCCAACAGCTTTCTGTGCCTCCGCTCAATGGTTGGCTGGGATCCTGCTCGTTGACAAAGGCACCAGACTACAGGCCCACCAGTCCTAAGGAAAAGGTTCCCAAGTTTAAATATGTGGACTACCCATCTCTCCACCACTGCATTCAGCAGCTGTCTGTGCCCCCTTTAGAAAGCTGGAGTGCAGGGCTCGTCAGGTTTAATGCAGAGGGGAAACAAGATGACTCTGGGACTGTGAAGAATAACCTAAGGAACGAGGCAAGAGATCAAAACAACGAGAACAGGAATAGAGTTACAGCATTTTCTTTcccaagagacacacacacctcAGTCTCAG AAGCTGCTTTACAATCAGTTTGCGGATCTAGATCAGAATCTGGTTCTGGATCTGATAGCGACGCAACATTGGGGAGAAACAACAGACCATCGGTTATTAACATGGTGTACACAGATAAGCAGAAGCGCTGGACAAAGGCAGGTCACCTGGAAGAACAGCTGAACTCTCCTGATTCAGTCAGACGGGTACCGTGGAATACCCTCCCAGAGTCAGTCTGCCCATTCTGCCAACAGATGTTCACAAACCCTGAGCAGTTCAGGGCTCATCAGCGGAGCCATAGAGATAAG AGACCAAACTGA
- the LOC109104831 gene encoding uncharacterized protein LOC109104831 isoform X1, translating to MEDRRHLPPDGGGNAKRSASAECDTEDRVVRKEQGDPETSTQMRVRKDDLCDVPRKVPRFQYVDFPSLHQCIQQLSVPPLNGWLGSCSLTKAPDYRPTSPKEKVPKFKYVDYPSLHHCIQQLSVPPLESWSAGLVRFNAEGKQDDSGTVKNNLRNEARDQNNENRNRVTAFSFPRDTHTSVSGKEESPQHDYTSEVPQRLEKGNAPLRFCSTKPEAALQSVCGSRSESGSGSDSDATLGRNNRPSVINMVYTDKQKRWTKAGHLEEQLNSPDSVRRVPWNTLPESVCPFCQQMFTNPEQFRAHQRSHRDKRPN from the exons ATGGAGGACAGGAGGCACTTGCCTCCAGATGGAGGTGGCAATGCCAAGCGCTCCGCCTCAGCAGAGTGCGACACAGAGGATAGAGTGGTCAGGAAGGAGCAGGGTGACCCTGAGACCTCGACACAAATGCGTGTGAGAAAAGATGATCTCTGTGATGTCCCTCGCAAGGTGCCTCGTTTCCAGTATGTGGATTTCCCTTCTCTGCACCAGTGCATCCAACAGCTTTCTGTGCCTCCGCTCAATGGTTGGCTGGGATCCTGCTCGTTGACAAAGGCACCAGACTACAGGCCCACCAGTCCTAAGGAAAAGGTTCCCAAGTTTAAATATGTGGACTACCCATCTCTCCACCACTGCATTCAGCAGCTGTCTGTGCCCCCTTTAGAAAGCTGGAGTGCAGGGCTCGTCAGGTTTAATGCAGAGGGGAAACAAGATGACTCTGGGACTGTGAAGAATAACCTAAGGAACGAGGCAAGAGATCAAAACAACGAGAACAGGAATAGAGTTACAGCATTTTCTTTcccaagagacacacacacctcAGTCTCAGGTAAGGAGGAGAGTCCTCAACACGACTACACTTCAGAGGTGCCACAGAGGTTAGAGAAAGGTAATGCACCTCTAAGGTTCTGTTCTACTAAACCAGAAGCTGCTTTACAATCAGTTTGCGGATCTAGATCAGAATCTGGTTCTGGATCTGATAGCGACGCAACATTGGGGAGAAACAACAGACCATCGGTTATTAACATGGTGTACACAGATAAGCAGAAGCGCTGGACAAAGGCAGGTCACCTGGAAGAACAGCTGAACTCTCCTGATTCAGTCAGACGGGTACCGTGGAATACCCTCCCAGAGTCAGTCTGCCCATTCTGCCAACAGATGTTCACAAACCCTGAGCAGTTCAGGGCTCATCAGCGGAGCCATAGAGATAAG AGACCAAACTGA